TCCTTTGCCGCGCACCGAAAACTCGCCGGATTTAAGGTTGACCGAATCGCGGTTTAAATTGCAAAGTTCAGAAACCCGCAGTCCGGTGGAAAATAATAGTTCCAAGATAGCTTTATCACGAGCGTTGGTTGGAGATGTTAGTAGGCGCTCAATTTCGTTCCCTTCAAGGAAAGATACCTGCCTCTCCGATTGTTTCCCCAGCTCAATTTTGTCGGCCGGCATAACCTTGAAATCCCGCCGTGCCAGATATTTTAAAAAATTCCTAAGCCCTATTAAATAATAATTCTGGGTGATCTTTTTAAGCCCTCTTCCGTCCTGATTTGCCTGCCGGTTCAGCCAAAGACGGTATTGCCTGACCATTTCCGGTGTGATTTGTTCCGGTTTTAAAACCTTAGAAAACTCAAAGAATTTTTTTAAATACCGTTCGTAATTCACCCGCGTTTTAATTGACCGGTTTTTTTCTATTTCCAGATAATCCAAATAGTCTTTTAGCAATTCGCCTATGTTTGTCATTATTTTGATAATAAAATATTTTCCGACATTCTACAACGACAGAAAAATGTAGCTCCTCCGGCGATCGCCGGAGGAGCTACATTTTTATAATCTTTACTAGACTAGAATTATATGATATTATCTTCATACGATGCTAAAAACCAAGGAAAAGTCAAAAATTATTGAGAAACATAAGATTCATCCGACCGATACCGGTTCGACTGATGTCCAGATTGCCATTTTAAGCGAAGAAATCGAAAGATTGGCAAAACACCTCAAAAAACACGCCAAAGACAACCACTCGCGGCGCGGGCTTTTGGGAATGGTTTCCCAAAGAAAACAGCTTTTGAGCTACCTGCAGAAAACCAACGAAAAAAGATATAACACTTTGGTTAAAAAGGTGGGATTAAAAAAGTAAATGCCAATAATAAAACATAAAGACCAGCGTGTCGCGATTTTAATAGATGTCCAAAACCTTTACCACTCGGCAAAAAACATTTACAATGGCCGGGTAAATTTTTCCAAAGTTCTGGAAGCAGCTTTGGCGGGCCGAAAGTTGGTTCGCGCCTTGGCTTACGTGATAAAAACCGAAACTGGGGAAGAATCGGCGTTTTTTGAAGCATTAACCAAAATGGGGATTGAAACAAAGATAAAAGATCTTCAAATTTTCCCCGGCGGCATGAAAAAAGGCGACTGGGATGTGGGAATGGCGGTAGACGCGATTCGACTTAGCGAATTCACGATAGATTCAATAGTACTTGGTACCGGCGATGGCGACTTTGTCCCGCTGGTTGACTATCTAAGAGGAAGGGGCCGTCAAGTGGAGGTTATTGCTTTTGGCAGATCTACTTCGGCAAAGCTAAGAGAGGCGGCGGATGATTTTATCGACATGTCGGCCGACCCAAGAAAGTTCACAATCCCAATAAAGAAATCCAAACGGAAACCAATGAAAAAATAATTAAAAAAATTAAATAAAATAATAATTAATGGTTCGTCTGTGGATAGGTAGTTCAGGACCTTTAGGTGCTGACCTAAAATCTATAGACGGACCTGCAAAAAATATGCAGGAAGTAAAAAAATATTCTCTGGATTTTGCCCCGCCATCAGCGGGACGAGCCGGCCAGACGCTAAAAATTGAAATAGGCAAACTGGCAAGTCAAGCTAATGGCGCCGTAACCGCACAACTCGGTGATACGGTAGTTTTGGCAACGTGCGTAATGTCAAAAAATCAGAAAATCGGAGTGAATTATATGCCGCTCACGGTTGATTATGAAGAAAAGTTTTATGCCCGCGGCAAAATTTTGGGCTCAAGATTTATGAGGCGGGAAGGCCGGCCTTCGGATGAAGCCATTCTAAACGGCCGTTTGATTGACCGGGCCCTGCGTCCGCTTTTTGATACAAGTATTCGCAATGAAATTCAAATTGTCACCACGGTTCTTTCGGTAGACGATAAAAATGACCCGGATATCGTTGCCATGATCGCTTCCTCGATAGCTCTTGCGATTTCTGACATCCCGTGGAACGGGCCTATCGCGGCTGTAAGAATTGGTCGCGCCGATTCAAAATGGATCTTGAATCCGAGTTTTGAAGAACGCCGATCGGGCATTACCGATTTAGTTGTTTCGGTCTCTCCGGACTTAAAAATAAATATGATCGAGGCCGGCGGATCTGAAATAAAAGAAGAAGAACTTTTGGAAGGATTCAAATTCGCCGAAGAAACTCTTAAAAATATCGTTGAGTTTATCAAAAAGATCGCCGGTGATTTTAATACACCAAAAGCGACGGCTGTTCTTGAGGCTACCGATAGCGAACTAGAAGAAAAAGCAAATGAATTTTTAAATGAAGACAACGCTCTTGAGAGCGCTCTTAACGAAAAGAAAAAAACGCAGTTGTGGATGAATTTAGACGTTTTAAAAGAAAAATTGACGGCTTATATCAATACCATTGATGAATCAAAAGTAAAAATGGCAGAAAACTTTTTTGAAAAGGCAGTTGATAAAATGGTTCATAAAAATATTTTGGAAAAAGAATTGAGGCCAGACGGGAGATCTCTCGACGAATTGAGAGATTTAAGTTCTGAAATATCGTTTCTTCCCCGCACCCACGGTAGCGGCCTATTTCAGAGAGGCGAAACCCAAGTTTTGTCGGTTTTGACTTTGGGCGCTCCTTCCGATGAACTTATTATTGAGGGAATGGTAATAAGCACTAAAAAACACTTTGTCCACCAATATAACTTTCCGCCTTTTTCGGTCGGAGAAATTGGCCGGATGGGCGGGCCGAAAAGAAGAGATATAGGCCATGGCGCTTTAGCCGAAAAAGCGCTTCAAATGATGGTGCCTGAAAAAGAAGAATTTCCTTATGCCATAAGAATCGTCTCCGAAGTTTTATCGTCCAACGGTTCTTCATCTATGGCATCAACTTGCGCCTCAACATTGGCGCTTATGGATGCCGGCGTGCCTCTTAAAAAACCGGTGGCCGGCATCGCCATGGGTTTGATGAGCGACGGGAAAAACGTTCATAAAATTTTAACCGACATTCAAGGCCCGGAAGACCACTATGGCGACATGGATTTTAAAGTGGCCGGCACGCGCGACGGTGTTACCGCCCTGCAAATGGATGTAAAAATTGATGGAGTGGATATAGAAACACTCGAAAAAGCCCTGGCGCAGGCAAAAAAAGCGCGGCTCCAAATTTTGGATCATATGGCAAAAACCATCGCCGAGCCAAAAAAAGAATTATCGCCACTCGCGCCAAGAATTATTACCATGCAAGTTCATGTTGACAAAATTAGAGAGGTTATCGGCCCGGGCGGCAAAGTGATTAACGATATCATCGCCAAAACCGGCGCCACGGTTGACATTGAAGATTCCGGCTTAATTTTCATAACCGCCGAAAATGAAGAAAGCGGGCTCAAAGCCAAACAAATGGTTGAAGATATCGTTAAAGAGTACAAAATCGGCGATATCGTCACCGGTAAAGTAATTCAAATTCTTGATTTTGGCGCCATTGTTGAAATTGGCCGCGGAAAAGACGGAATGATACACATTTCGGAGCTCGCTCCGCGCCGAGTAGAAAAAGTCACCGACATCGTAAACATCGGCGACGAAGTAACAGTGAAAATAAAGAGGGTTGAAGGCGGAAAAATCAGTTTGTCGTTAAAAGACGTGAGTTAAGAAATATAAAATATGAACGAGAATTTGCCAAAATCTGAAACTAACGAAGAAAGTGAGAAACATCTATTAAGTGACGCAAAACGTGTAATAAATTCTATGTGGAAAAAAGCGATGGACGCGGGCGATCTTCCATTGAGCGTAGATCCGAGTTATCAGGTTTGGCTAGAAGATTTGGAAAAGCGTAAAAGCGAATTCGCAAGAGTTTTGTTTAACAAAGCTAGAGAATCGGTTGGAGAGGATAAACTTCGTTCAGCGCAGACACTTAAACATCTTATGGAGCTTCTCAATAACTCGGAGCGGCACGAATTGTTAAAAGAACTCATGACAACAGATGAAGCGATACAAAAATTGATTGCGGATGCGGAGCAGCAGGTGAGATCAAAATAAATACTTCTCAATCAAATTACGGATTTTCAACCGATCGGAATAATGTCCGTAATTTGAAGTAAGTGCAAAAATAAATAAAGTTCTTTTTATAAAAATTTTTATAGACGAAATCTCTCTTTAAGATCTAACTCAATATCAACATCTTTAATTCTTAAAAATCTTACGTAGGGAGCGAGGTTAAACATTTCTACAATAAAATCTATTTCATTTTTACATTCATATGGATGAATAAATACACTTTTCTGCATTGGGTAAAAGCCAAGCTCTTTTAACTTAGCTGCCAGGGCTTTTCTCCCAACATTTTTATCTTCGGGTATATCAAAAATTACTAAACGCCATAATTTGTCCCATTGCGTTGGTTTTTTAATTTCTATTTTATCCAAATCATATTTTAAAATTCTGCTTTTCCCTTTTGCGCTCAAAGTAAGCATAACCGTTCCGTCTTTATCTTCTTTATAGTCAACAAGCTTTGATCGGTACAATCTTTTTATTGCTTCTCTTAAATACCGCTCATTTATTTTTCCCCATTCTTTAGAAACTTTCTTTAGAATACGAAAATAATGATCTGGCCGACGTGTTAAAGATAAAGCAAATCCAGCTTCTAAGAGAAGTAAAACTTTTTTACTTGCCGGTCCTAAATGTTTCATGTATTTCCTTTACTTTATTATTTTTGATAATTTAATTTTTTTTATTATTTAAATTTAAATAATATCACAAAGATTACGGATTTTCAACCGATCGGAATAATATCCGTAATTGGCAATAGACACAAAAATAGAAAAATCAGTTTGTCGCTGAAGGATGCCGCAGATAGAAAATAGAAACAAAAAAAAGCCGTTGGAATTATATCCCACCGGCAAGAAGTTATTTTATCTTCTAACTTTAGCTCCGCAATCCCAGCAACGCTTATCGTCACTTGTCCAAGTATCGTGATCACAAGCAAATTTACCAACATCTTCAACAGGAATTATTTTCTCAAAGCCCCTTGAACGAATCCGGAGTACAAGATATTTACCTTGCGCATCACGCCGATACTCTGTTTTCATGTTGCCTCCTTGGAGTTGAAGAGTGCCCCCCAGGGGCTTATCTGAAAACATGGCACATATCGTAATCTTTTTTAACTCTTGTCGCGCTATAGCCAGAGATTAGGCGAGCTTCTCGATACGCTTGAGGTAAAAATGTATCACATCTTGGCGAGCACCAATTTTTATGGTCTTTTATTTCTTTCTCAACGGCTTTTCGCAGTTCTTGGACAGTTTTTTTCATAACGCCTCCTCGTTGTTAAAAAACAGAAAAAGTGCTGTGAACAGAGTCTATAACACAACAGTTTTAAACTCAAGTTTTATGTTGCTGTGGATAAACGAACAACATTGTCCTGCAGCTGCGAGGTGGTTTTTATGTTATAATAAAAATAATGGCAGACCCAACTACACAAAAAGACGAAAATATTGTTATTCGGACAATGAAAAGCGACCTGGAAGACTTGAACAATCCTCGTCCAAAAAAAGAGAAGGAACCGATTCCGGTAATGCCGGCGGGATCTATTTCTAAAGAGACGCAATACAAGGCACCTCAAATGCCAACGCTCCCGCCACTGCCAAAAATAGAAGAGAAAACTAAACCGCCTATTTTAATTGTTCCGCAAAAAATTATTCCTCCAAAGGAGATCACTGAAATCCCCGCGAGACCTATATATAAAGCTATGCCCGCGTTGATTAAGATTGGCGCCATCGGATTGGGCGTAATTTTAATCACGATTTTTGGACTTTATGGCTATTGGAAAGTTTTTATTCAAACTGAACCGCCGGCGCCACCCGTTATTACGCCTAGCGCCACAACCACTGTTCCCGGATTTCCTATAACGCCATCCGCTACCACAACAGCACCCATAAAATTCTTCAATAAACTACCGAACAAAACGGTGACAATTGATTTGTCTTCAAAAACACCGGGCGCGCTAATTCAAGCATTACAATCTGAAGCGGCTGTAAGCGAGACACGCGCTTCGGTAAAACAAATTAAAGTAACCTACCTGGGGAAATCTATAACTGCTCAAGAATTCTTTGACTTGATGTCTATCTTCGCTCCACAGAATTTTCTGTCAAACTATGAAAATGAATTTGCTTTTACTTTTTTCTATCACTTATACCAGCAAAAAAACGAAGTGCGGCCAATTTTGATTTTAAAAACCAAAAACCGAGACTTGGCTCAAACCCAGCTGCAAGATTGGGAAAAAACCAGCTTAATAAGCGATATGTACCCTTTGTTTTTATTAGATTTTAAATTACCAACAATAAAATCTTTTAAATCTTACTTATTTATCAATCAACCTGTCCGATATCTAAACATTAATGTCCCGTACGCTTCATTAAGCTACACAATCTATAACGACTTTGTTATTTTATCGACTTCCAGTGCCGGAATGTTTGTAATTTTGCAAGACTTGACGGGACAAAGCATTTCCGCCGATTACTTAAAGCGTCTCGAGGCTTCACTCGGAAATTTAACCAGATAAAAAACTCTTTAGCCTTAGAATTCTAAACAAGGATTCATCGATTCTCTTTTCCGTAATCTCCTTATTGAGCACGGCTTTTTTTAATTGGTTTAAAATTTTAACTTGTTTTTCCGGCGTGAAAGTACTGATAAGCATATCCGCGCCGGCATTAATAGAATCTACGGCAACTTGTTCGATTGAGCCTCCAACCGATGCCATTTCAAGATCATCGGTAATAATCACGCCCTCAAACTGAAGTTGTTTTCTCAAAATACCACCAAGCATTTCTGAAGACAGCGTAGAGGGTTTTTGACTTATAAAAGGAATGGCAATGTGGGCAGTCATAATTGCAGGAACCCGGCTGTCAAGCAGTATTTTTTTAAATGGTACCAGGTTAATGTCAAATGTTTCCTTATTGATTCTTAGCAACGCTTTATTATTGTGAGGATCCGATAAAATGTCGCTATATCCCGGAAAATGTTTAACAACCGGCATTACGCCGCCCTTGATATAGCCGTTTACCATAGCTCCCCCTAATTTGCCGCTGTTTTCAGGAGTAGTCTCAAATGTCCGATGATAAAGATAAGAATTTTTATCCGAAACATAATCCAGAATCGGCGAAAAATTCATATTCACGCCTAATTCTTTCAGTTCTTGCGCTCTTTTAAAAGCGACGCTTTCTGCTTGAGCTATGCTGATAATTTTGTTTTGCGGCGTTAATTCGCTCAAAAATTTAAAACGCACCATAACCCCTCCTTCTTGATCGGTGGCAATCAAAAGCGGAATTTGAGAAATTGATTGTAAATCACTAATGAGTTTTCTGACTTGGTTTCGATTTTCTACATTACGGCCCAGTAAATTTATGCCGCCAACATGATACTGCTTAATCATCTTTTCAACATGGCTATCGACATATTCATTTTCAAAGCCGATAATCATCATTTGCCCGATT
This Parcubacteria group bacterium DNA region includes the following protein-coding sequences:
- the rpsO gene encoding 30S ribosomal protein S15, yielding MLKTKEKSKIIEKHKIHPTDTGSTDVQIAILSEEIERLAKHLKKHAKDNHSRRGLLGMVSQRKQLLSYLQKTNEKRYNTLVKKVGLKK
- a CDS encoding tyrosine-type recombinase/integrase — its product is MTNIGELLKDYLDYLEIEKNRSIKTRVNYERYLKKFFEFSKVLKPEQITPEMVRQYRLWLNRQANQDGRGLKKITQNYYLIGLRNFLKYLARRDFKVMPADKIELGKQSERQVSFLEGNEIERLLTSPTNARDKAILELLFSTGLRVSELCNLNRDSVNLKSGEFSVRGKGDKVRLVFISDTAKEALKNYLERREDVDEALFIRQTKNPAKTDNLRLTSRSVERLMKHYAAKAGLSKKVTPHTLRHSFATDLLMNGADIRSVQELLGHSNITTTQIYTHITDKKLREVHNAFHGKQRK
- a CDS encoding polyribonucleotide nucleotidyltransferase, whose protein sequence is MQEVKKYSLDFAPPSAGRAGQTLKIEIGKLASQANGAVTAQLGDTVVLATCVMSKNQKIGVNYMPLTVDYEEKFYARGKILGSRFMRREGRPSDEAILNGRLIDRALRPLFDTSIRNEIQIVTTVLSVDDKNDPDIVAMIASSIALAISDIPWNGPIAAVRIGRADSKWILNPSFEERRSGITDLVVSVSPDLKINMIEAGGSEIKEEELLEGFKFAEETLKNIVEFIKKIAGDFNTPKATAVLEATDSELEEKANEFLNEDNALESALNEKKKTQLWMNLDVLKEKLTAYINTIDESKVKMAENFFEKAVDKMVHKNILEKELRPDGRSLDELRDLSSEISFLPRTHGSGLFQRGETQVLSVLTLGAPSDELIIEGMVISTKKHFVHQYNFPPFSVGEIGRMGGPKRRDIGHGALAEKALQMMVPEKEEFPYAIRIVSEVLSSNGSSSMASTCASTLALMDAGVPLKKPVAGIAMGLMSDGKNVHKILTDIQGPEDHYGDMDFKVAGTRDGVTALQMDVKIDGVDIETLEKALAQAKKARLQILDHMAKTIAEPKKELSPLAPRIITMQVHVDKIREVIGPGGKVINDIIAKTGATVDIEDSGLIFITAENEESGLKAKQMVEDIVKEYKIGDIVTGKVIQILDFGAIVEIGRGKDGMIHISELAPRRVEKVTDIVNIGDEVTVKIKRVEGGKISLSLKDVS
- a CDS encoding NYN domain-containing protein: MPIIKHKDQRVAILIDVQNLYHSAKNIYNGRVNFSKVLEAALAGRKLVRALAYVIKTETGEESAFFEALTKMGIETKIKDLQIFPGGMKKGDWDVGMAVDAIRLSEFTIDSIVLGTGDGDFVPLVDYLRGRGRQVEVIAFGRSTSAKLREAADDFIDMSADPRKFTIPIKKSKRKPMKK